A section of the Acanthochromis polyacanthus isolate Apoly-LR-REF ecotype Palm Island chromosome 13, KAUST_Apoly_ChrSc, whole genome shotgun sequence genome encodes:
- the LOC110972218 gene encoding trigger factor-like: protein MIKVESNPNNSKYEADIEFITKKEWEDEVWLMKQFHDNNTDQEHEEDQEDDDDDDDKEDDDDEDDEDDEDDDDDDDDDDDKMSAVYGDGWKDKISENLMDKKYFQAIPEFLESKKKTLTCDSVR, encoded by the exons ATGATTAAAGTGGAGTCAAACCCCAACAACTCAAAATACGAAGCAGACATCGAGTTCATTACAAAAAAG gagTGGGAAGATGAGGTTTGGTTAATGAAGCAGTTTCATGACAATAATACAGATCAGGAACATGAAGAGGATCAGGAGGACGATGACGACGATGATGACAAAGAAGACGATGACGATGAAGACGAcgaagatgatgaagatgacgatgatgatgatgatgatgatgatgacaagaTGTCAGCTGTGTATGGAGATGGATGGAAAGACAAAATCTCTGAAAACCTTATGGACAAGAAATATTTCCAAGCAATTCCAGAGTTTCTGGAATccaaaaagaaaactttgacATGTGACTCAGTAAGATAA